In Pseudodesulfovibrio sp. JC047, a genomic segment contains:
- a CDS encoding DEAD/DEAH box helicase, producing the protein MEKDTLNPDSGNDDEKHTHDFPDIQFENLPEKMAEACARAGWDKLMPVQQKALPFLLNRQDVMVQARTGSGKTGAFVLPLIEKIDPNSPKCQTLIMVPTRELAKQVAQEARMLAGDSGIKVVAVYGGVGYKEQLDAFHDGVQIVVGTPGRILDHLMRRNLVLDALKAIIFDEADRMLSVGFYPDMVEVKRYLPRKRIGSFMFSATFPPSVLRLAKEFMVDPQFLSLSSDEANVSAISHQFVEVSAMGKERKLIKLIELENPSSAIIFSNTKRNVEFTAALLSQFGFDAEGLTSDLSQNKRERLMARIKEGKLQFLVATDVAARGIDIPELSHVFMMEPPEDPESYVHRAGRTGRAGATGTAITLVDVIQKMELERIATRFKITFEELKDPTEEDVTAIIEERLTAILEKRFRKLTNIQQERVSRFLPLAKKYAENEESLALLAMLLDELYQPTLHGKPAEPTSSQPAAKTERPPKRKPARKAPQEQARPTSKNRSEPKRTPKPKKTAHPVEKPTTKPTPAPKKQEKKHEPKREQKPEPVVKDQPRKDPAPTETEAASKPRPRPRRRRRRRKKPSSK; encoded by the coding sequence ATGGAAAAAGACACCCTGAATCCCGATTCCGGGAACGATGACGAAAAACACACACACGATTTTCCCGACATACAATTTGAAAATCTGCCTGAAAAAATGGCAGAAGCATGTGCCCGCGCTGGCTGGGACAAACTCATGCCGGTCCAGCAAAAGGCACTCCCTTTTCTCCTGAACAGACAGGACGTCATGGTCCAGGCCAGGACAGGCTCGGGCAAGACCGGCGCATTTGTGCTCCCACTCATCGAAAAAATCGATCCCAACAGTCCCAAATGTCAAACGCTGATCATGGTCCCAACACGGGAACTCGCCAAACAGGTGGCGCAGGAAGCGCGCATGTTGGCAGGCGACAGCGGCATCAAGGTCGTGGCTGTCTATGGCGGCGTGGGATACAAGGAACAACTCGACGCATTCCACGACGGTGTGCAGATCGTGGTAGGAACCCCTGGCCGTATTCTGGACCACCTCATGCGCCGCAATCTCGTACTCGATGCGCTCAAGGCCATTATTTTTGACGAAGCTGACCGGATGCTATCCGTCGGATTTTATCCGGACATGGTGGAAGTCAAACGCTATTTGCCACGCAAACGCATCGGCTCATTCATGTTCTCAGCCACATTCCCGCCGTCAGTTCTGCGGCTGGCCAAAGAATTCATGGTCGATCCACAATTTCTCAGTCTTTCCTCGGACGAAGCCAATGTCTCGGCCATTTCCCATCAGTTCGTTGAAGTGTCGGCCATGGGCAAGGAGCGCAAGCTCATCAAACTCATCGAGTTGGAAAATCCGTCCTCAGCCATCATTTTTTCGAACACCAAACGGAATGTGGAATTTACCGCAGCCCTGCTGTCCCAATTCGGCTTTGACGCCGAAGGACTGACCTCCGACCTCAGTCAGAACAAGCGCGAACGCCTCATGGCCCGGATCAAGGAAGGCAAACTGCAATTTCTGGTCGCCACAGATGTGGCCGCACGCGGAATCGACATTCCGGAGCTGTCGCATGTATTCATGATGGAGCCGCCGGAAGACCCGGAATCCTATGTCCACCGCGCAGGTCGCACGGGACGAGCCGGAGCGACCGGCACCGCCATCACCCTGGTGGATGTCATCCAGAAAATGGAATTGGAACGCATTGCCACGCGCTTCAAAATCACTTTTGAAGAACTCAAGGACCCCACGGAAGAGGATGTGACAGCCATTATCGAAGAAAGACTCACAGCCATCCTTGAAAAACGATTCCGCAAGTTGACCAACATCCAGCAGGAACGCGTTTCCCGATTTCTCCCCTTGGCCAAAAAATATGCGGAAAACGAAGAGTCTCTGGCCCTGCTCGCCATGCTGCTTGATGAACTGTATCAGCCAACCCTTCATGGAAAACCAGCAGAACCGACTTCTTCTCAGCCGGCTGCCAAAACTGAACGGCCTCCCAAACGGAAACCGGCCAGGAAAGCACCACAAGAACAGGCTCGTCCAACATCAAAAAATCGTTCGGAACCGAAACGTACTCCCAAGCCCAAAAAAACGGCACATCCAGTAGAAAAGCCAACCACCAAGCCTACACCTGCTCCCAAAAAGCAGGAGAAAAAGCACGAGCCAAAACGGGAACAAAAACCGGAACCAGTGGTCAAGGATCAGCCTCGAAAAGACCCGGCACCAACTGAAACCGAAGCGGCATCAAAACCCAGACCTCGTCCCAGACGCCGTCGTCGCCGCCGGAAAAAACCGTCCAGCAAATAA
- a CDS encoding TetR family transcriptional regulator: MNKKEHILTVATKLFAKRTYDTVGIRDIARKADVNSAMVSYYFGSKSGLLREIFSRFTDLFMSEARRCMNISDTPETLIENFVPRILANARTNRDLYLVGLRELNHDSEELQDLRDELIASAQANYEDNIDRLKIKRPRLDGTPGLGFTVIIGAVFSDYLLGGGSCIDDEERVEEYSNAIIEILQKGLPGYWQ; this comes from the coding sequence ATGAACAAAAAGGAACATATCCTCACCGTTGCCACGAAACTTTTTGCCAAACGCACGTATGACACCGTGGGCATCCGAGATATTGCCCGCAAAGCCGACGTGAATAGCGCCATGGTCTCATACTATTTCGGCAGCAAATCAGGACTGCTCCGAGAAATATTTTCACGATTTACCGATTTATTCATGAGTGAGGCCCGGCGATGCATGAACATCTCGGACACACCCGAAACCCTGATCGAAAATTTCGTTCCCCGTATCTTGGCAAACGCTCGGACCAATCGAGACCTTTATCTTGTGGGACTTCGGGAACTCAACCACGACTCGGAAGAACTTCAGGACTTGCGGGATGAACTCATTGCCTCGGCCCAAGCCAACTATGAAGACAACATTGACCGTTTGAAAATAAAACGCCCCCGTTTGGATGGCACACCAGGATTGGGATTCACCGTCATTATCGGTGCCGTTTTTTCCGACTACCTCCTCGGCGGAGGCAGTTGCATTGACGACGAAGAACGGGTCGAAGAATATTCGAACGCCATTATCGAAATCCTCCAAAAGGGGCTCCCCGGCTACTGGCAGTAA
- a CDS encoding efflux RND transporter periplasmic adaptor subunit, giving the protein MEKTLVFCLLLALMLTGCKEEKIVSVPIRPVRVFTVETANARASRTFPGKVKATRDASLAFRVAGQIVKLGVKEGDFVKQGQLIAMLDQRDFQAAVADLEARLVGSKSVLKEAKLNIERNKTLLKERIIAQSAFDAAQSTYETSRSEVLSLEQSLRRARLNLQYTRLEAPFDGIIAEKIPSNHEYVQAKEIIVKLIDTTALDVVIDIPENVWVKAFRTGETDLTGFMARFESVPGKQFPVRIKEYQTNANPQTQTYKVTLTMDNAQGLGIQPGMTAEIIGNVPDSDNSKSVTIPFSSVVGEVDGPKYVWVLNDDNLAEKREIRIENLIQDKFRVAGGIKPGDVLIVAGVNYLREGQQVKILEGRIGGRD; this is encoded by the coding sequence ATGGAAAAAACTTTGGTGTTCTGTCTGTTGCTGGCACTGATGCTGACCGGCTGCAAGGAAGAAAAAATTGTCTCTGTCCCCATTCGCCCTGTCCGCGTTTTTACCGTCGAAACAGCCAATGCACGCGCCTCGCGTACCTTTCCCGGAAAAGTCAAGGCAACCCGCGACGCCAGTCTGGCCTTTCGTGTGGCTGGCCAAATTGTCAAACTGGGGGTCAAGGAAGGAGACTTTGTCAAACAGGGGCAGCTGATCGCCATGCTGGACCAACGCGATTTTCAGGCAGCGGTCGCTGATCTTGAAGCCCGATTAGTCGGGTCAAAATCCGTCCTCAAAGAAGCCAAATTGAATATAGAACGCAACAAAACCTTGCTCAAAGAACGGATCATCGCTCAATCCGCCTTTGATGCCGCCCAATCAACCTATGAAACCAGCCGGTCCGAAGTGCTCTCACTGGAACAATCCCTCCGACGGGCACGACTCAACCTGCAATACACCCGGCTGGAAGCCCCGTTTGACGGTATCATCGCTGAAAAGATTCCGTCCAACCATGAATATGTCCAGGCCAAGGAAATCATCGTCAAACTGATCGACACCACCGCGCTCGACGTGGTTATCGATATCCCGGAAAACGTCTGGGTCAAGGCTTTCCGAACCGGAGAAACCGATCTGACAGGGTTCATGGCACGATTCGAATCCGTGCCGGGCAAACAATTTCCTGTGCGCATCAAGGAATATCAGACCAACGCCAACCCGCAGACCCAGACCTATAAAGTCACGCTGACCATGGACAATGCGCAGGGCCTTGGCATTCAACCGGGCATGACCGCAGAAATCATCGGTAACGTCCCAGACTCAGACAACTCAAAATCCGTGACCATCCCCTTTTCCTCTGTTGTGGGAGAGGTAGACGGTCCCAAATATGTCTGGGTGCTTAACGATGACAATCTTGCGGAAAAACGAGAAATAAGAATTGAAAATCTCATTCAGGACAAATTTCGCGTCGCGGGCGGTATCAAACCCGGAGATGTACTGATTGTCGCTGGCGTCAACTATCTCCGTGAAGGACAGCAAGTTAAGATTCTCGAAGGGCGAATCGGAGGCCGGGACTAA